CGGCGTCGGCGCCGAGACCGACAGGGCCGCGACGACGTCGCCGGAGTGGTCGCGGATCGGCATCGCCACGCAGCGGCAGCCGATGATGTACTCCTCGTCGTCGGCCGCGTAGCCGCGCGCCCGCGCCTCCTGCACCTCGGCCAGCAGTTCGGGCAGCTCGCGCACCGTGTTCGCGGTGAAGCTCTCCAGCTCCACGCCCTCGTAGCGGCGCGCCAGCTCGTCCTGCGGGAGCCCGGTCAGCAGCGCCTTGCCCAGCCCGACCGCGTGCGCGGGCAGCCGCATGCCCACCGCCGACACCAGCTTCATCGGCTGCGGCGACTCGGCGATGGCGATGTAGACGTTCTCGGTGCCGTCCAGCCTGGACAGCTGCACCGTCTCCCCGGTCCGCTGCGCGAGCCGGTCCATCAGCGGCAGCGCCAGGCCCACGATGTCGCGGTGCCCGGTGTAGCCCTGCCCGACCGTCCACGCCTTGAGCCCGAGCCCGTAGGTGCGGGTGGTCGGGTCGAACTCGGCGAAGCCGCGGTGCACCAGCGTGCCGAGCAGACCGTGCACGCTGGACAGCGGGAGCCGCAGCGTCTCGGCGATGTCGCTGAGCCGGTGCCGTCCCCGGGAGAGCAGTTCCAGGATGACCAGCGCACGATCGGCGGACTTGACCACGTTGGGCCCGCTGCCCGCTGGTTCGGCCGTGGCGGGTTCCGACTTCACCCGACTTCCTCCTGCTCCGTTCCGGCCGCATCGGCTGCTGCGGCCTACTGAACAGTACAGCGGGCGCGCGGACCCCGCGCAGCTCCTCCACATCGTCCACAGTGGATCGCAGCGCGCTCGTGATGTCGGCGGGCCCGAGCGGTGTGAGCATATGGGCATGGCGCAGCCCGGTTCACCGTTCCGCCCGCTCGAACCGTCGATCGACCTGCCCGCGATGGAACGCCGGATCATCGAGCGATGGCGCGCGCACGAGGTGTTCGAACGCAGCCTGGCGCAGACCGCGAACGGCCCGCGCTGGGTGTGCTACGAGGGCCCGCCCACCGCCAACGGGCAGCCCGGCGCGCACCACGTCGAGGCGCGGGTGTTCAAGGACGTCTTCCCGCGGTTCAAGACGATGAAGGGCTGCCACGTGCCGCGGCGCGGTGGCTGGGACTGCCACGGGCTGCCCGTGGAGCTGGCCGTCGAGCAGGAGCTGGGCATCAGCGGCAAGCCCGACATCGAGCGGATCGGCATCGCCGAGTTCAACGCGCGCTGCCGCGCCTCGGTGCAGCGCTACGTCGGCGAGTTCGAGGCGGTCACCCGGCGGATGGGCTACTGGATCGATCTGTCCACCGCCTACTGGACGATGTCGCCGGACTACGTCGACAGCGTGTGGTGGGCGCTGAAGCGGATCTTCGAAGCCGGTCTGCTCGTCGAGGACTACCGGGTGGCCCCGTACTGCCCGCGCGATCAGACGACGCTGTCCGACCACGAGGTCGCCCAGGGCTACGAGCCCGCGCACGACCCGTCGGCGTTCGTGCGGTTCCCGGTGGACGGGCCGCTGGCCGGGCACCGCGGCGTCGACCTGCTGATCTGGACGACCACGCCGTGGACGCTGGTGTCCAACACCGCGGTCGCGGTGCACCCGGCGGTGGACTACCAGGTGGTGCGCACCGTCGAGGGCACCTTCGTGGTGGCCGAACCGCTGGTCGAGGCGGTGCTCGGCACCGGCGGCGAGGTGCTCGCGACCGTGCCGGGCACCGCGCTGGCGGGCGTGCGCTACCACCGCCCGTTCGAGCTCGTGGACATCCCGGACGCGCACTTCGTGGTGCTCGCCGAGTACGTCTCCACCGAGGACGGCACCGGGCTGGTGCACCAGGCTCCGGCGTTCGGCGCCGACGACCTGGCGGTCTGCCGGGAGCACGGGCTGCCGGTGGTCAACCCGGTCGGGACCGACGGCCGGTTCACCGCCGACGTCGGCCTGGTCGGCGGGATGTTCTTCAAGGACGCCGACGCGGTGCTGGTCGACGACCTCCAGCACCGCGGACTCCTGTTGCGCTACACCACCTTCGAACACCAGTACCCGCACTGCTGGCGCTGCCACACGCCGCTGATGTACTACGCGCAGCTGTCGTGGTACATCCGGACGACCGCGATCCGCGACGCGCTGCAGCGCGAGAACGAGCGCACCAACTGGTATCCCGAGCACGTCAAGCACGGCCGCTACGGGGACTGGCTGGCCAACAACGTGGACTGGGCACTGTCCCGGACGCGCTACTGGGGCACGCCGCTGCCGCTGTGGCGCTGCCCGGACGGCCACGTCACGCCGATCGGCTCCCGCGCCGAGCTCGGCGAGCGCACCGGCCAGGACTTCGCCGCGCTCGACCCGCACCGCCCGTACCTCGACGAGATCGAATTCCCCTGCGCCTGCGGGAAGTCCGCCGCCCGCGTGCCCGAGGTGATCGACGCCTGGTTCGACTCCGGCTCGATGCCCTTCGCCCAGCTCGGCTACCCGCACCGAACGGGCAGCGTCGCCGAACTGGCCCGCAGCTACCCGGCGCAGTACATCTGCGAGGCCATCGACCAGACCCGCGGCTGGTTCTACACGCTGATGGCCATCGGCACCCTGCTGTTCGACCGCTCCGCGTACGAGAACGTCGTCTGCTTGGGGCACATCATGGCCGAGGACGGTCGCAAGATGAGCAAGCACCTAGGCAACGTGCTGGAGCCGCTGCCGCTGATGGAGGAGCACGGCGCGGACGCGCTGCGGTGGTTCATGCTCTGCACCGGCTCGCCGTGGTCCGCACGGCGGATCGGCCACGCCCCGCTGCGCGAGATCGTCCGCAAGGTGCTGCTGACCTGCTGGAACACCGCGTCGTTCTTCAGCCGCTACGCCGCGCTGGTGGACTGGATCCCGGCCGACGCCGATCCGCCCGAGCAGCGCCCGGTGCTCGATCGCTGGGTGCTGGCCCAGGTCCACCGGCTGGCCGCCGAAGTGGACGCGCGACTGGAGGACTACGACACGGCGGCGGCCGGCCGGGCGCTGGCGACCTTCGTCGACGACCTGTCGAACTGGTACGTGCGCCGCTCGCGGCAGCGCTTCTGGGACGGCGACCGCAACGCCCTGACCACGCTCCACGCCTGCCTGGACGTGCTCACCCGGCTGCTCGCGCCGTTCACGCCGTTCATCGCCGAGCAGATCTGGCAGGACGTCGTCCGCCCAGGCATCCCGGACGCGCCGGACTCAGTGCACCTGGCGAGCTGGCCGCGCGCCGACCTCCGGCTGGTCGACGACCGCCTGCTGTCCGAAGTGGACATCGAACGGCAGCTGGCGGAAGCGGGCCGGGCGGCGCGCAAGAGCAGCGGGATCAAGGTGCGGCAGCCGCTCGGGCGAGCGCTCGTCAGCCCGGCCCTGCCGCCGGAACTGCTCGCCGACCTGGCCGACGAGCTCAACGTGCGCCGCGTCGAACCGCTGGCATCGGCGGGCGAGGTGCTGGAGGTGTCGGTCAAGCCGAACTTCCGCGCGCTGGGCAAGCGGTTCGGCAACCGCACCCAGCAGGCGGCGGCAGCAGTCACCGCCGCCGATCCCGCCGAGCTGGCCCGCGCCCTGCGCGCCGGCACCGCGACGATCGAGGTGGACGGCCGGACCGAGCCGCTGACCGGCGAGGACGTCTTCCGCACCGAGGTCCCGCGAACCGGCTGGGTGGTCGAGTCGCAGCGCGAGGTCACGATCGCGCTGGACACCGAGATCACGCCGGAACTGGCACGAGCGGGCCTGGCCCGCGAAGTGATCCGCTTCGTCCAGGACTGCCGCAAGCAGGACGGTCTCGACATCACCGACCGGATCACCCTGCGCTGGCGCGCGACCGGCGAGCTCCGCGAAGCGCTCCGCCACCACGCGGACGAGATCGCCACCGCGGTCCTGGCGGTGGACATCGCCGAATCCCCCGCCCCCGCACCAGGTTCCACCGAGCACACCGACCCAACCCTGAACCTGAAGATCTGGCTCCACCCCCAACCCTGAAACCCGCGCTCCACCATCAGCGCACAAACGCCCCGTCCCACCACCACCGGGTCAACCAACCGCAATTTCAATGGAAATCAAACGTCCAATTTCAATGGAAGTTGCGCGCCCCATCGGCACGCCGGGACCCCGACACACCGACACCGGCGCACAACTCACCCTCCAGGTAGACGGACGACCGCAAGTTCAATGGAAATCAGACGTCCAATTTCCATTGAAATCGCATCCTCCCCGCACCCGCGGAGCGATCGGAGTGTCCTCTTCGGACGGTGGGACGCGGAAGGGCCGCGGGCAGGTTCGCCCGCGGCCCTTCGGCAGCGCTTCGGTCAGCGGGTGGCCGAACCGATCTGCTCCTGGATCTCGGCGTGGTAGGCGCCGACGCGGGCGTAGACGCCGGGCTTGCCCGGACGGGCGCAGCCCTCACCCCACGAGGTGACACCGATCAGCTTGTTGTCCACCACCAGCGGGCCACCGGAGTCGCCCTGGCACGAGTCGATGCCGCCCTCCGGCACACCGGCGCAGACCATCGAGTCCGGGCTGTACTCCCCGTAGGCGCCGGAGCAGGTCTCGTCCGAGGTCACCGGCACGGTGGCCTTCTGCAGGTTGTCGGCCTGCTGGCCGCCCTCGCTGGTGTTGCCCCAGCCGAGGATGGTCGCCTGCGAGTCCGGCGCGTAGCCCGGGTCGTCGGCGGCGGCCAGCTCGATCGGGGCCTCCTGGACCGGGGCCTCCAGGGTGAGCACCGAGACGTCGTAGCCCTGGGTGGCGTCGGTGTACTGCGGGTGCACCCAGACGTCGGTGACCTTCGAGGTGGTGCCCTCGCTGGAGCTCATCACCGTGCGGCCGCTGACCACGTTGATGTCGGCCGGCTGCGAGCCGTCGGTGCAGTGAGCGGCGGTGAGCACCTTGTTCGGGGCCACCAGCGAACCACCGCAGAACTGCTGGCCGCTCGGGGTGACCAGCGCGACGGTGAACGGGTGGTCGGCGATGTCGGCATCCTCGCCGCCGACGATGTACGGGTTGACGTCCGCCGGCTGCGCGGGCTGCGCCTGCGCGACGGAAGCCGCGGAAAGGGCTGCGACGGCGATCGCGGTGACCCCGGCGAACCGGGCCAGGCGACGTGGGGCATCGACCATCGTGTTCTCCTCGTGTCCGAAATCGGCCGCTGGGAACCGAAGTCGGCGGCCTGCCTTCCGCCGACCCGTTACGCACAGCGACTATTCGATCGAACAATATCGACGTCGACGCCGACCGGGAAAGCATCGGAATTTGCCGTTTTAACCAGTACAGCAGGACATTTCCCCAGTTCAACGGCTGGACAACGCAGCAGAACCGGCTCGTCAAGCCCCTTTTCCGATACCCCGCAACCAGAATCGGCGACCGCCGCCGCCCTTCGACCGATGTCGCCGAATCGGACACCGACCAACGCGATTCGTCCATCAGGAGCGCAGCGCGGAACTCCCCCGCCGCGGCCGTTCGGAGCATTCGCCGCGCGGAGAAGCGTCCCCGGCGCACCCCGAACTGCGCCGGGGACACCCCCAACCGCGGCCGGACCCCTCCGACCGGTGGCGCCATCGATCCCCGAACCGATGGCCGACACGCTCCAAGGCCCCGACCGCCCTGTGCGGAGCGTGCTGCCTCTGGTGTATCTGATTCCCGGTGGAATATTCCAGGGCCAATCGGTGGAGCTTGCCTGGTTGATCGTTCAATCTCTCGGACGAGCCCACCGCCGGCTGCCGGGGCAACAGCACCACCCGGAGCTGAAGATCCAGCTCAGCGCGGAACCAACCCGGCGTCGTAGGCGAGCAGCCCGGCCTGCAGCCGGTTCGAGCAGGACAGCTTCACCAGCAGCCGGGACACGTAGCTCTTGACCGTCGCCTCCGACAGGTACAGCCGTTCGGCGATCTGCGCGTTCGACAGCCCCTGCCCCAGGCAGGTCAGCACCTCGACCTCGCGCTCGGTCAGGTCCCGCGCCAGCTCGACCGCCCGCTGCCGCGAGCTCTGCTCGTCCGCCGACGCCGCCACCAGCCGCTTCCGCGCCTCCTCCGAGAGCACGGTGTGCCCGTCGGCGGCCACCCGCACCAGGCCGATGAGGTCGCCCGGCGGCGTCGACTTGACCAGGAACCCGGCCGCTCCGGCGCGCAGCGCGCGCAGCACGTACTTGTCCGCGTCGAAAGTGGTCAGCGCGACCACGGCAGGCGGATCGGGCAGCTTGCAGATGCGCTCGATGCCGGTCAGCCCGTCCACGCCGGGCATCCGCAGGTCCATCAGCACCACGTGCGGCCGGTGCCGCACCACCGCCTCGACCGCCGCCGCGCCGTCCTGGGCGTCGTCGACGACCTCGATGTCGTCGGCCGAGCCGAGGATGGTGCGCAGGTGCGCGCAGACCATCGGCTCGTCGTCGACCACCACGACCCGGATCGGCTCACTCATCGCCGCCCGCCTCCCCAGTTGGCACGTACGCCGGGAGTATCACATCGACCTCGAACCCGCCGTCGGCGGCTGGCCCGGCCCGGAACGTGCCGCCGACCAGCTCGACGCGCTGCTGCAACCCGAGCAGCCCGGCCCCGGAACCGCTGTCCGCCAGGTCCCGCGCGGCCCGGTCCGGCGACCGGGTGTTGCGGACGACCAGCCGCAACCGGTCGTCGCTGTGCAGCAGGCGCACGCTCACCCGGGAGCCGAACGCGTGCTTGTGCACGTTGGTCAGCGCTTCCTGCACCACGCGGTAGGCGGTGCGCCCGACCGCGGCGGAGACCATCCGCGGATCACCGTCCACGGTGTACTCGACCGGTATCCCGACCGCTTCGGACTGCCCGATCAGCTCGGCGAGGTCGGGCAGGTCCGTCGGCGGCGTGGCGTCGGGGCGGGTGTCCTGCTCCGACGAGCCGCGCCGCAGCACGCCGACCAGGTCCCGCAGCTCCTCCAGTGCCTCGCAGCCGCTGGTGCGCAGTTCCTCGGCGGCCTGGCGGATCGCCGGGTCCTCCGCCGCCACGCCCAGCGCCCCGGCCTGCAGCACCATGAGGCTCACCCGGTGCGTGACCACGTCGTGCATCTCAGTCGCCAGGCGGGTCCGTTCGTCCGCCCGGGCCTGCTCGGCCAGCAGCTCCTTCTCCCGCTCGGCGCGCTCGGCGCGCTCCCGCAGCGCTCCCACCAGCCTCCGGCGCGCGCTCACGTAGAGCCCGAGGACCGCCGGGAAGACCGTCCAGATCACGCCCGCGACGATGGCATCGCTGGACAGGTCGTCCCACGGGCGGACGCTGATCAGCGCGGTGATGCTGATCAGGTCCCAGGCGAAGAACTTCCACTTGCGGCCCGTGGTGTAGACGACGGCGGCGTAGACCGCCCACGGCGTGTTCCCGGGCAGCCAGGGGTCGGAGGCCTGGTTGATGAACAGCACCGGGCCCGGCCCGAACTCGATCATCAGCGGCTGCACGACCGCCAGCACCGCGACCATCGACATGAGCACCACCGGATAGCGCCGCCGGGCCAGCAGCGCCAGGTCCATGATCCACATGAGGGCGTCGTTGAGCCAGAGCCCGCCGATCCAGTCGTACGCCCCGGGCGGGGTGTCGGAGGGGTACATCACGAGCAACACGCGGCCGAGCAGAATCAGCCCGAGCACGAGCGCCACGTCGAACGCGGCCTCCCGCTTGGTGTTCCACAGCAGCCGCCACAGCGGGCGGTTCACCTGGAACACGGTAGACAACGACGCGCGGGGGTTCGGCGGAAAACCATACGGTCGGCGATCAGGCCTAGACGAAAGTTGCACTGGGTCGAATCGATCAACGACTTTCGGATCCGGCACGCGCTACCAAGCGCCGTGTTGATCAATGGCGGCCCGGGGCTTGAATTGATGCAAGCTTCCCGATCGCCTTGGGGGAATCATGGAATCCGCTGTGCTCGCAGCACGAACCCGGCCGCCTGCCGGGCCTTGGCTGCGGCCGCTGGCCAAGTGGCCGGTGTTCACCATCGCCGGCCTGGTCGCCGTCGTGCACGTCGTGATGAGCGCGCTCGGAGACTTCTGGATCGACGAGGTCTACATGCTCGCGGCCGGCAAGTACCACCCGGACTGGGGGTACGTCGACCAGCCGCCGATCGCGCCGCTGCTCGCCGCCGCGATGGACTGGATCGCGCCGGGCTCGATGGTCGTGCTGCGCCTGCCCGCGGTGCTGGCGACGGCCGCCGGCGTCGTGATGTTCGCGCTGCTCGCCCGGGAATTCGGCGGTGATCGCCGAGCACAGGTGCTGGCCGCCGGAGCGGGCGCGACCGGGATGTGGGCCGCGCTGGTCGGGCACTGGGTCACCCCGTACACCTTCGAACCGCTGCAGTGGCTGGTGCTCAGCTGGCTGCTGGTCCGTTGGGTCCGGCTGCGCGAGCAGGGCGCCGCAGACGACCGGCTGCTGCTGGTGTTCGGGCTGGTGCTCGGCATCGCCCTGCAGACCAAGTTCCAGGTGGGGATCCTGTGCGTGGCGCTGCTGATCAGCGTGCTGCTGGTGGGTCCGCGCGACATCCTGCGCCGGCCGATGTTCTGGGGCGGGGTCGGCATCGCGCTGCTCATCGCGGCTCCCACGCTGCTGTGGCAGGCCTTCAACGGCTGGCCGCAGCTGCAGATGGGCGCGATCGTGGCGGACGAGTCCCCGATGCTGTCCGGGGGTCGCAGCGGCACCGCGGTCAGCCTCGTGCTGTTCGCGGGAGTCGCCGGTGGAGCGCTGTTCCTGATCGGGCTGTGGAAGCTGTTCCGCTCCGCCGAGCTGCGGCCGTACCGGTTCTTCGCGGTCACCTCGCTCCTGCTCTACGGCTTCTTCGTCGCCACCGCCGCCCGGCCCTACTACCTGCTCGGGATGTACGGCGTGGTGATCGCGGCCGGGCTGCTGGGGCTGCAGCGCCGCCGGGAGGCCAAGCCGTCCCGCTGGGGGTGGACGGCATGGTTCCCCTATCTCGCCTCCGTCGCGCTGGTGAGCCAGACGCTGTGGCTCTCGACCACGATGACGAGCATGTTCGGCATGCCGAGCGCCGATGTGCTCGCCCGCGACACCTCGATCGCGTTCACCGCGCTGCCACCGCAGCAGCAGGAGCGCACGGCGGTGATCGGCGACAGCTACATCTCCGCGGCGATGGTGGAGGTCGGCCGAGCGAAGTACGACCTCCCGGAGGTCTACAGCCCGCACCGGGGCTACGGCTACTTCGGTCCGCCCGGTGATCAGGTCGACTCGGTGCTGCTCGTCGGGGACGTGGAGGACGCGCGGGAGCACTTCGCCGAGGTGCGGCAGGTGCACGACGGCGCCGTTCCGATCTGGCTGTGCACCGGCAGGATCGGTGCCTGGGACCAGATCTGGCCGCAACTGAAATCCCTGTAGGAGGACGCCGTGGCTTCCCACATGACCACGAACGGCCCGTCCGGCCTGCGAGAATGGCGTCCGGATCCAGCCGACCGCAGGAAGGGACCGACAGTGGCCGACGAGAGCACCGTCCGGATACGGCTCCGCCCACCGCGGCACCGCGTGGAGCGCCGCGCGATCGGCTGGTGGACGACGCAGGCGCTGGCGTTCGTCGTCCCGGTGCTGATCGCGCTGGCCGCGACCGCGGTGTTCATCCCGCCCGCGCGCTTCTGGCTGGTGCTGGCGCTCGTGGTGATCGCCGTGCTCAGCGTGCCCTACGTGCTGGTCATGCCGCAGTGGCGGTACCGGGTGCACCGCTGGGAGATCACCGATGACGCGGTCTACACGGCGGCGGGCTGGCTGCGCCAGGAGTGGCGGATCGCGCCGATGTCGCGCATCCAGACCGTCGACACCGTGCGGGGCCCGCTGCAGCAGCTGTTCAACCTCTCCAGCGTCACCGTGACCACGGCTTCGGCCGCGGGTCCGCTGTCGATCGACGGGTTGGACCGGGCGACCGCGCAGGCGGTGGTCGAGCAGCTGACCGCCACCACCCAGGCCACGCCGGGAGACGCGACATGAGCACCGTGATCGACGGGCAGTGGCGCCGCCAGGATCCCAAGGCGATCGCCTCCTACACCATCCTGGTCCTGGCGCCGATGGTGCCGACCATCGGGCTCATGGTCATCTCCGGCACCAGCATCTGGGTGATGCTGACCACCGCCGGGCTGTGGGCCGCCGGCGCGGCGGTGCTCGCCGCGCTGATGGGTGTCGGCTGGTGGTTCACCTGGTACCGGATCACCGCGGAGCGCTTCGAGATGCGCACGGGTGCCATCACCCGCAGCCACCGCTCGATCCCGCGCGACCGGATCCGCAGCGTCGACCTCACCGCCAACGTGGCGCACCGCGTCTTCGGCGTCACCGCGGTCAAGGTGAGCACCGGAGGACAGGGCGGCGACAGCAGCGAGCTGAAGCTCGACGCGCTCACCAAGGAGCACGCCGACTCGCTGCGCCAGGAGCTGCTGTTCGGCGATTCGTCCACTGTGGTCGGTACCGAGGCGCCGGAGCAGGAGGACTCCAGCACGCTCGCCCGGCTCAACCCGGGCTGGCTGGGCTACTCCGCGCTGTCGGTGTCGCTGATCCTGATCGTCTGGGGCGCGATCGCCTCGGCCTTCGGGTCCTTCCGCGAGCTGCTGCTGTCGGCCGGTGTCTTCGCCGCCGTCGGCGAGACCGTGCAGACGACGGCGCTGTGGCTGGTCATCGCGATCGGTGCCGGCTCAGCGCTGGTGGTCGGCGTGCTCGGCGCCTTCGCGCTGTCCCTGGAGATGTGGTGGGGCTTCCGGCTGAGCCGCGACCGCGGGGACACCCTGCAGGTCAAGCGCGGTCTGCTCACCACGCGGTCGATCTCGCTGGAGGAGCGGCGGCTGCGCGGTGTCGAGGTGGTGGAGCCCCTGCTGCTGCGGTGGTTCGGCGGCGCCCGGCTCAACGCCGTGGCCACCGGCCTCAAGCAGAAGAAGGAGGAGAACCAGCCGGACAACAAGACGCTGATGCCGCCTGCGCCCCGCGCCGCGGTGCAGCGGGCCTCGGCAGCGGTGCTGCGCGAGTCGCGGCCGCCCTCGGAGGTCCCGCTGCGCAGGCACCCGCGCGCGGCGCTGCGGCGGCGGATCAACTGGGCGCTGATGTGCACCGCACCGATCGTGATCGCGGCGGTCGTGGCGTTGGTGCTCGACTGGGTTCCGGTGCCGCTGGCGCTCGTCGTGATCGCGGTCGCCCTCCTGGCGTTCCTGGGCTTCGCGGTGGACGCCTACCGCAACCTCGGCCACGCGCTGACCGACCAGTACCTGGTCGCCCGCAACGGCAGCGGGATCCGGCGCACCGTCGTCCTGCAGCGCGATGGGGTGATCGGCTGGAAGCTGAGCCGCACCTTCTTCCAGCGCCGAGCGGGCCTGATGACGGTCGGTGCGACGACCGCGGCGGGCAGCAGCCTCTACGAGGTGCACGACGTGGACGAGTCGGAAGGCCTGGTGCTGGCCCACGAAGCGCTTCCCGGTCTGCTCGCGCCATTCGTGGAACGTCGCTGAAACGCCTCGCGCGGCGGTGCCACTCGCACCGCCGCGCAAAACATGGGTGAAAAGCACAGAGAGCGCGCAAATCCGGCGGTCGCGCACTCACGGAGCGTGCGTCATAGAACGTCGAAGCTGCCCCGCTTGAGCCCGCTGACGAACTCGTGCCAGCGCTGTACGGCGACGGTGATCTGCCCTGCGGCCCGGTTCTTCGTGTCGCGAACTCCGACGCAGTCGCCTCCGAAACCGACCTCCACGCACTGGCCCTGACCTTGGGTCCGCGTGCTGGTGCGCCAGTCGGTGATATTCGCCATCTTCTACAACTCTCCTATGCGTTGTTGCATTAGTTCGACGGAACCGTCTGGATCTACCGCATGCGCACGTAAATGGTCCATCATCGTGACGTAGTTCGACAGCTCTATCTCACGTTCGAGGTAGAGCCCGCCCACGTGGGTTTCGAGGTAGACCACGTCCGGATCGATGTGGTTCGAGTAGCGCAGGATGACGAACGGTCCGGCCTGCGCCGGATGCGCGCCCGCGTCCAGCGGCATCACCTGCAGCGTCACGTGCGGCAACTGCACCAGTTTCAACAGGTGCTCCAGCTGCCTGCGCAGCACGCCGGGCCCACCGACCCGCCTGCGCAGCGCGGCTTCTCCCACCACTGCCCACAACTCCAGCGGGTTCTCCCCCACCACCCGCTGCTGGCGCTGGATGCGCAGATCGACCCGCCTGCTGATCTCCGACTCATCCGCGCGGATGAGGGTCGCCTTCGTGATCGCATGCGCATATTCACGTGTTTGGAGCAATCCGGGGATTGCCTCGGCCTCGTAGGTGTGCATGGAGGACGCTTCGGCCTCCAGGCCCACGTAGGTCTCGTACCACTCGGGCAGGACGTCGCTGTAGGAATGCCACCAACCACGTTTGCGGGCATCGCGGGCGAGGTTGATCAGCTGGTCCCGCTCGCACCCCTCGACCCCGTAGAAGTCCAGCAGCGCCGAGACGTCGCCGACCGAGGGAGACCGCTTCGCGGTCTCGAACCGCCCGATCTTCGCTTGCGTGCAGCCGAGGTGCCCGGCGGCCTGCTGCTGGGTCACCTCCGCTTGTGCCCGCAGTCGCCGCAGCTCGGCGGCAAGACGACGGCGACGCACCGTGGGACTGACTGTCATGATTCCCATCCTGCCCGGATGTCCACACTGCGTCACCACCCCATCACCCTTACGACATCCGGTCCAACGGCCCGCTCCGGCCGATTCGGTGCGGCCTCGATTCACATCGGATACTGGTCGAAGATGGTTACGGTT
This portion of the Saccharopolyspora antimicrobica genome encodes:
- a CDS encoding DUF397 domain-containing protein; its protein translation is MANITDWRTSTRTQGQGQCVEVGFGGDCVGVRDTKNRAAGQITVAVQRWHEFVSGLKRGSFDVL
- a CDS encoding helix-turn-helix domain-containing protein, which encodes MGIMTVSPTVRRRRLAAELRRLRAQAEVTQQQAAGHLGCTQAKIGRFETAKRSPSVGDVSALLDFYGVEGCERDQLINLARDARKRGWWHSYSDVLPEWYETYVGLEAEASSMHTYEAEAIPGLLQTREYAHAITKATLIRADESEISRRVDLRIQRQQRVVGENPLELWAVVGEAALRRRVGGPGVLRRQLEHLLKLVQLPHVTLQVMPLDAGAHPAQAGPFVILRYSNHIDPDVVYLETHVGGLYLEREIELSNYVTMMDHLRAHAVDPDGSVELMQQRIGEL
- a CDS encoding PH domain-containing protein codes for the protein MSTVIDGQWRRQDPKAIASYTILVLAPMVPTIGLMVISGTSIWVMLTTAGLWAAGAAVLAALMGVGWWFTWYRITAERFEMRTGAITRSHRSIPRDRIRSVDLTANVAHRVFGVTAVKVSTGGQGGDSSELKLDALTKEHADSLRQELLFGDSSTVVGTEAPEQEDSSTLARLNPGWLGYSALSVSLILIVWGAIASAFGSFRELLLSAGVFAAVGETVQTTALWLVIAIGAGSALVVGVLGAFALSLEMWWGFRLSRDRGDTLQVKRGLLTTRSISLEERRLRGVEVVEPLLLRWFGGARLNAVATGLKQKKEENQPDNKTLMPPAPRAAVQRASAAVLRESRPPSEVPLRRHPRAALRRRINWALMCTAPIVIAAVVALVLDWVPVPLALVVIAVALLAFLGFAVDAYRNLGHALTDQYLVARNGSGIRRTVVLQRDGVIGWKLSRTFFQRRAGLMTVGATTAAGSSLYEVHDVDESEGLVLAHEALPGLLAPFVERR